A single genomic interval of Spinacia oleracea cultivar Varoflay chromosome 6, BTI_SOV_V1, whole genome shotgun sequence harbors:
- the LOC130464138 gene encoding uncharacterized protein isoform X2, translated as MMQRFDNRRRNWVNEMGFGGLYHLCGKHLPRNFVYWLMTRVDPINQIFSAPNGIDFPMSKNQIRWIFGLPIKGKVIPISENDADEEMKAKAQFILGAYGKTWESDHPTNTGAVISTDAIPVNPKFIQRLEGTWEDKDEEEFKTMFLIAAVEMVLCPTQCGRLSPSLLYACSLGMQAREYDWCKLVYEFFIERAKVFCRDFYTFGWTKGVGGCSMYLVIFYLDRLNRMPLQWGVFPRLKAWDINDLLKARQADILPSGDYGKIGCVDVAYGDRQHPRAARDSECPDEEVLMPAIEKEKVISKARRKGKSVRNPFKIRNPQPNPQPTPHPSPTPDPQPSPQPHPHPSPQPQTHPSPQPHSHPSPQTHSQSGPQPSPQPHPHPSPQPHPQPNPQPHPHPSPQPQPQPQPQPSPQPNPQPQPQPTPQPNPQPQPQPTPQPNPQPQTQPTPQLTRTRGQRRTPLSPHELNAPVVDGFPKLASYKNDEKRCEVKTLRRSPRKNMSANKTMSSKPVQEEVMEQFSPPQSNKLGLDGGNGGCSSGGSVVIALEMPMGVEKTVVVSGKSTGVDKANKILYFQRTRPRRGRKKKTYLSLSDIARRWFTSDRKKFSYNLVEFVNHNGGSLSGRGNLKGMSMCKMIKCEDGSNVIMNQCKGVTQLNGCVHKQYVDTVAKLYNSTWLEKYSGRSLRYMLSSGFADRVFKVSEPRDGVRLSPLECHKVAEWMKLQREKMLGGSASMSTDGAGIDDDAKGSQVATLVSRISELFIPVLDKLGTHTNHWWCLVISADPPTIYVIDSLHSNPMEQRKSVIDKMIIGVEKMLFGDEGGHSWGQLLSWDRRRMDIDIQEDNHSCGVRMLLSIKEFSEGFEALRITDMEEARRLLFTQDVLSPYNVVRDHVIDLVNDTNKKRKT; from the exons ATGATGCAAAGGTTTGACAACCGAAGGAGAAACTGGGTTAATGAAATGGGATTTGGTGGGCTTTACCATTTGTGCGGGAAACATTTGCCCCGGAACTTTGTCTATTGGCTGATGACTCGGGTTGACCCTATTAATCAGATTTTCTCAGCCCCGAACGGAATAGACTTCCCCATGAGCAAGAACCAGATTCGTTGGATATTTGGACTCCCGATTAAGGGGAAGGTCATTCCTATTTCGGAAAACGATGCTGATGAAGAAATGAAAGCCAAGGCACAGTTTATACTCGGGGCATATGGGAAGACGTGGGAGAGTGATCACCCAACTAATACTGGGGCTGTGATATCCACAGATGCTATTCCGGTGAATCCTAAATTTATCCAAAGACTAGAGGGTACTTGGGAGGACAAAGATGAAGAGGAGTTTAAGACGATGTTTTTGATAGCTGCTGTAGAAATGGTGCTATGCCCAACACAATGTGGAAGATTGAGTCCAAGTTTGTTATATGCCTGTTCACTTGGAATGCAGGCACGAGAATATGATTGGTGCAAGCTtgtatatgagttcttcattgagaggGCCAAAGTGTTCTGTAGGGACTTCTACACATTTGGTTGGACCAAAGGAGTTGGGGGTTGTAGCATGTACTTAGTG ATATTTTATCTTGATCGATTGAATAGAATGCCGTTGCAGTGGGGAGTATTCCCAAGGCTGAAGGCATGGGATATTAATGACCTTTTGAAAGCAAGGCAAGCAGATATTCTGCCATCAGGGGATTACGGAAAGATTGGG TGTGTTGATGTTGCGTATGGGGATAGACAACATCCGAGGGCTGCCCGGGATAGTGAATGTCCTGATGAGGAG GTTTTAATGCCAGCCATTGAGAAGGAGAAAGTTATCTCAAAAGCGAGGAGAAAAGGGAAAAGTGTACGGAATCCTTTCAAAATCAGGAATCCTCAGCCCAATCCGCAACCAACTCCGCACCCAAGTCCGACACCCGATCCACAACCAAGTCCTCAACCCCATCCGCACCCAAGTCCTCAACCCCAAACCCACCCAAGTCCTCAACCCCATTCCCACCCAAGTCCTCAAACCCATTCGCAATCTGGTCCACAACCAAGTCCTCAACCTCATCCGCACCCAAGTCCGCAACCCCATCCTCAACCAAATCCTCAACCCCATCCTCACCCTAGTCCTCAACCTCAACCCCAACCCCAACCACAACCAAGTCCTCAACCAAACCCGCAACCCCAACCGCAACCTACTCCTCAACCAAACCCGCAACCCCAGCCACAACCTACTCCTCAACCAAACCCGCAACCCCAGACGCAACCAACTCCTCAACTAACTCGTACACGAGGTCAACGACGCACACCATTATCACCACATGAGCTTAATGCTCCTGTTGTAGATGGTTTTCCCAAGTTAGCATCGTATAAAAACGATGAAAAGCGTTGTGAAGTTAAGACCTTACGTAGGAGTCCGAGAAAGAATATGTCGGCAAACAAAACAATGTCTAGTAAACCGGTTCAAGAGGAAGTTATGGAGCAATTTTCACCACCCCAGTCAAATAAGTTAGGGTTGGATGGTGGGAATGGAGGTTGTTCTAGTGGTGGTAGTGTTGTGATTGCACTTGAAATGCCAATGGGCGTAGAGAAAACGGTGGTGGTATCTGGTAAAAGTACGGGCGTAGATAAGGCGAATAAGATTCTGTATTTTCAAAGAACTCGACCTCGCCGTGGAAGGAAAAAGAAGACCTATTTATCGTTATCGGACATTGCTCGGCGTTGGTTTACAAGCGATAGGAAGAAATTTAGCTATAACTTAGTTGAATTTGTCAACCACAACGGTGGATCTCTGTCTGGTCGGGGTAATTTAAAAGGAATGAG TATGTGTAAGATGATCAAGTGTGAAGATGGTAGTAATGTTATCATGAACCAGTGCAAAGGGGTGACACAACTAAACGGTTGTGTCCATAAGCAG TACGTAGACACTGTTGCGAAGTTGTACAATTCAACTTGGCTTGAGAAGTACTCAGGGAGGAGTTTACGGTACATGTTGAGTTCCGGCTTTGCG GACAGAGTGTTTAAGGTTTCAGAACCCCGCGACGGAGTTCGTCTATCCCCCTTAGAATGCCACAAAGTGGCAGAGTGGATGAAGTTGCAGAGGGAGAAAATGTTGGGTGGTTCTGCTTCAATGTCCACTGACGGGGCTGGTATTGATGATGACGCTAAAGGGTCACAAGTTGCCACTCTTGTATCTCGAATATCGGAG TTGTTTATCCCTGTCCTGGATAAGTTAGGAACCCATACGAACCATTGGTGGTGCCTAGTTATATCTGCAGATCCTCCAACCATTTACGTGATTGACTCCTTACACAGTAATCCCATGGAACAGCGTAAAAGTGTAATTGATAAAATG ATAATTGGGGTAGAGAAAATGCTCTTTGGCGATGAAGGTGGGCATAGTTGGGGGCAACTTCTTTCATGGGATAGGAGGCGGATGGATATAGACATCCAGGAAGACAA CCATAGTTGCGGTGTCCGTATGCTGCTATCTATCAAGGAGTTTTCAGAAGGTTTTGAGGCGCTCCGTATTACCGACATGGAAGAAGCTCGTCGGCTATTGTTCACCCAGGATGTTCTTAGTCCCTATAATGTGGTACGTGATCATGTCATTGACTTAGTGAATGACACAAATAAGAAGAGGAAAACGTAA
- the LOC130464138 gene encoding uncharacterized protein isoform X1: MGRKMSSTRTRGKFNLNEVANNEVRSSSNSEVDDSDDMDYIVENNGEEDDEHNSNVVTNTSMKRKRGRPKGSKNKQQMIGEKKLNKEKVVLETRVFKDNSFTRGGEVKEAGEVLIVLHDEYKGRAPTINCKIEAFGKMMQRFDNRRRNWVNEMGFGGLYHLCGKHLPRNFVYWLMTRVDPINQIFSAPNGIDFPMSKNQIRWIFGLPIKGKVIPISENDADEEMKAKAQFILGAYGKTWESDHPTNTGAVISTDAIPVNPKFIQRLEGTWEDKDEEEFKTMFLIAAVEMVLCPTQCGRLSPSLLYACSLGMQAREYDWCKLVYEFFIERAKVFCRDFYTFGWTKGVGGCSMYLVIFYLDRLNRMPLQWGVFPRLKAWDINDLLKARQADILPSGDYGKIGCVDVAYGDRQHPRAARDSECPDEEVLMPAIEKEKVISKARRKGKSVRNPFKIRNPQPNPQPTPHPSPTPDPQPSPQPHPHPSPQPQTHPSPQPHSHPSPQTHSQSGPQPSPQPHPHPSPQPHPQPNPQPHPHPSPQPQPQPQPQPSPQPNPQPQPQPTPQPNPQPQPQPTPQPNPQPQTQPTPQLTRTRGQRRTPLSPHELNAPVVDGFPKLASYKNDEKRCEVKTLRRSPRKNMSANKTMSSKPVQEEVMEQFSPPQSNKLGLDGGNGGCSSGGSVVIALEMPMGVEKTVVVSGKSTGVDKANKILYFQRTRPRRGRKKKTYLSLSDIARRWFTSDRKKFSYNLVEFVNHNGGSLSGRGNLKGMSMCKMIKCEDGSNVIMNQCKGVTQLNGCVHKQYVDTVAKLYNSTWLEKYSGRSLRYMLSSGFADRVFKVSEPRDGVRLSPLECHKVAEWMKLQREKMLGGSASMSTDGAGIDDDAKGSQVATLVSRISELFIPVLDKLGTHTNHWWCLVISADPPTIYVIDSLHSNPMEQRKSVIDKMIIGVEKMLFGDEGGHSWGQLLSWDRRRMDIDIQEDNHSCGVRMLLSIKEFSEGFEALRITDMEEARRLLFTQDVLSPYNVVRDHVIDLVNDTNKKRKT; the protein is encoded by the exons ATGGGCAGGAAGATGAGTAGTACTCGAACGCGTGGGAAGTTTAATTTGAATGAAGTTGCTAATAATGAAGTGCGTAGCAGTTCAAATAGTGAGGTAGATGATAGTGATGACATGGATTATATCGTTGAAAATAATGGTGAAGAGGATGATGAACACAATTCAAATGTGGTGACCAATACGTCTATGAAACGGAAGAGGGGGCGTCCTAAG GGATCGAAGAACAAACAGCAGATGATTGGTGAAAAGAAACTTAATAAAGAGAAAGTCGTGCTGGAGACGCGAGTATTCAAG GACAATAGTTTCACGAGGGGCGGCGAAGTGAAGGAGGCTGGTGAGGTGTTGATAGTCCTCCATGATGAATATAAAGGACGG GCTCCCACCATAAATTGCAAGATTGAAGCGTTTGGCAAAATGATGCAAAGGTTTGACAACCGAAGGAGAAACTGGGTTAATGAAATGGGATTTGGTGGGCTTTACCATTTGTGCGGGAAACATTTGCCCCGGAACTTTGTCTATTGGCTGATGACTCGGGTTGACCCTATTAATCAGATTTTCTCAGCCCCGAACGGAATAGACTTCCCCATGAGCAAGAACCAGATTCGTTGGATATTTGGACTCCCGATTAAGGGGAAGGTCATTCCTATTTCGGAAAACGATGCTGATGAAGAAATGAAAGCCAAGGCACAGTTTATACTCGGGGCATATGGGAAGACGTGGGAGAGTGATCACCCAACTAATACTGGGGCTGTGATATCCACAGATGCTATTCCGGTGAATCCTAAATTTATCCAAAGACTAGAGGGTACTTGGGAGGACAAAGATGAAGAGGAGTTTAAGACGATGTTTTTGATAGCTGCTGTAGAAATGGTGCTATGCCCAACACAATGTGGAAGATTGAGTCCAAGTTTGTTATATGCCTGTTCACTTGGAATGCAGGCACGAGAATATGATTGGTGCAAGCTtgtatatgagttcttcattgagaggGCCAAAGTGTTCTGTAGGGACTTCTACACATTTGGTTGGACCAAAGGAGTTGGGGGTTGTAGCATGTACTTAGTG ATATTTTATCTTGATCGATTGAATAGAATGCCGTTGCAGTGGGGAGTATTCCCAAGGCTGAAGGCATGGGATATTAATGACCTTTTGAAAGCAAGGCAAGCAGATATTCTGCCATCAGGGGATTACGGAAAGATTGGG TGTGTTGATGTTGCGTATGGGGATAGACAACATCCGAGGGCTGCCCGGGATAGTGAATGTCCTGATGAGGAG GTTTTAATGCCAGCCATTGAGAAGGAGAAAGTTATCTCAAAAGCGAGGAGAAAAGGGAAAAGTGTACGGAATCCTTTCAAAATCAGGAATCCTCAGCCCAATCCGCAACCAACTCCGCACCCAAGTCCGACACCCGATCCACAACCAAGTCCTCAACCCCATCCGCACCCAAGTCCTCAACCCCAAACCCACCCAAGTCCTCAACCCCATTCCCACCCAAGTCCTCAAACCCATTCGCAATCTGGTCCACAACCAAGTCCTCAACCTCATCCGCACCCAAGTCCGCAACCCCATCCTCAACCAAATCCTCAACCCCATCCTCACCCTAGTCCTCAACCTCAACCCCAACCCCAACCACAACCAAGTCCTCAACCAAACCCGCAACCCCAACCGCAACCTACTCCTCAACCAAACCCGCAACCCCAGCCACAACCTACTCCTCAACCAAACCCGCAACCCCAGACGCAACCAACTCCTCAACTAACTCGTACACGAGGTCAACGACGCACACCATTATCACCACATGAGCTTAATGCTCCTGTTGTAGATGGTTTTCCCAAGTTAGCATCGTATAAAAACGATGAAAAGCGTTGTGAAGTTAAGACCTTACGTAGGAGTCCGAGAAAGAATATGTCGGCAAACAAAACAATGTCTAGTAAACCGGTTCAAGAGGAAGTTATGGAGCAATTTTCACCACCCCAGTCAAATAAGTTAGGGTTGGATGGTGGGAATGGAGGTTGTTCTAGTGGTGGTAGTGTTGTGATTGCACTTGAAATGCCAATGGGCGTAGAGAAAACGGTGGTGGTATCTGGTAAAAGTACGGGCGTAGATAAGGCGAATAAGATTCTGTATTTTCAAAGAACTCGACCTCGCCGTGGAAGGAAAAAGAAGACCTATTTATCGTTATCGGACATTGCTCGGCGTTGGTTTACAAGCGATAGGAAGAAATTTAGCTATAACTTAGTTGAATTTGTCAACCACAACGGTGGATCTCTGTCTGGTCGGGGTAATTTAAAAGGAATGAG TATGTGTAAGATGATCAAGTGTGAAGATGGTAGTAATGTTATCATGAACCAGTGCAAAGGGGTGACACAACTAAACGGTTGTGTCCATAAGCAG TACGTAGACACTGTTGCGAAGTTGTACAATTCAACTTGGCTTGAGAAGTACTCAGGGAGGAGTTTACGGTACATGTTGAGTTCCGGCTTTGCG GACAGAGTGTTTAAGGTTTCAGAACCCCGCGACGGAGTTCGTCTATCCCCCTTAGAATGCCACAAAGTGGCAGAGTGGATGAAGTTGCAGAGGGAGAAAATGTTGGGTGGTTCTGCTTCAATGTCCACTGACGGGGCTGGTATTGATGATGACGCTAAAGGGTCACAAGTTGCCACTCTTGTATCTCGAATATCGGAG TTGTTTATCCCTGTCCTGGATAAGTTAGGAACCCATACGAACCATTGGTGGTGCCTAGTTATATCTGCAGATCCTCCAACCATTTACGTGATTGACTCCTTACACAGTAATCCCATGGAACAGCGTAAAAGTGTAATTGATAAAATG ATAATTGGGGTAGAGAAAATGCTCTTTGGCGATGAAGGTGGGCATAGTTGGGGGCAACTTCTTTCATGGGATAGGAGGCGGATGGATATAGACATCCAGGAAGACAA CCATAGTTGCGGTGTCCGTATGCTGCTATCTATCAAGGAGTTTTCAGAAGGTTTTGAGGCGCTCCGTATTACCGACATGGAAGAAGCTCGTCGGCTATTGTTCACCCAGGATGTTCTTAGTCCCTATAATGTGGTACGTGATCATGTCATTGACTTAGTGAATGACACAAATAAGAAGAGGAAAACGTAA